One window of the Sulfitobacter alexandrii genome contains the following:
- a CDS encoding substrate-binding domain-containing protein, with protein sequence MSLTKLTTSALAIAALSASAAAARDNVQVAGSSTVLPYASIVAEAFGENTDFPTPVVESGGSSAGLKRFCEGVGENTIDVANASRAIREKEIKACAENGVTDIMEVRIGYDGIVFASQQSGPDFTAFQPTDIFNAIGAKVLKDGELVDNSYENWSEFNGDLPDAEIAMFIPGTKHGTREVFEEKVLLVGCEETGAMQAMLDSGMDEDAAEDACLDVRQDGKSVDIDGDYTETLARIDANTNGIGVFGLAFYENNQDKLKVATMSGVAPSTETIASGEYPVSRPLFFYVKKAHIGVIPGLKEYAQFFVSDELAGPSGPLANYGLVSDPELADTQKAVADEATMGSGS encoded by the coding sequence ATGTCACTGACAAAACTCACCACATCCGCACTGGCCATCGCAGCGCTGTCCGCATCGGCTGCCGCCGCGCGTGACAACGTCCAGGTTGCCGGCTCTTCCACCGTGCTGCCCTATGCCTCCATCGTGGCAGAAGCCTTTGGCGAAAACACCGACTTCCCGACACCGGTCGTCGAATCGGGCGGCTCCTCTGCCGGCCTCAAGCGTTTCTGCGAAGGCGTGGGCGAAAACACCATCGACGTCGCCAACGCATCGCGTGCCATCCGCGAAAAGGAAATCAAGGCCTGCGCCGAGAACGGCGTGACCGACATCATGGAAGTGCGCATCGGCTATGACGGGATCGTCTTTGCCAGCCAGCAGTCCGGCCCTGACTTCACCGCGTTCCAGCCCACCGACATCTTCAATGCCATCGGCGCCAAGGTGCTGAAGGACGGCGAACTGGTCGACAACAGCTACGAGAACTGGTCCGAATTCAACGGCGACCTGCCGGATGCCGAGATCGCGATGTTCATTCCCGGCACCAAGCACGGCACCCGCGAAGTCTTCGAAGAGAAGGTGCTGCTGGTCGGCTGCGAGGAAACCGGCGCCATGCAGGCCATGCTGGACAGCGGGATGGACGAAGATGCGGCGGAAGATGCCTGCCTCGACGTGCGTCAGGACGGCAAGTCCGTGGACATCGACGGCGACTACACCGAGACGCTGGCGCGTATCGACGCGAACACCAACGGCATCGGCGTGTTCGGCCTGGCCTTCTACGAGAACAACCAGGACAAGCTGAAGGTCGCCACCATGAGCGGCGTCGCGCCCTCGACCGAGACCATCGCCTCGGGTGAATACCCCGTGTCCCGTCCGCTGTTCTTCTACGTCAAGAAGGCGCATATCGGCGTCATCCCCGGCCTGAAGGAATACGCGCAGTTCTTCGTGTCCGATGAACTGGCCGGTCCCTCCGGCCCGCTGGCCAACTACGGCCTGGTGTCGGATCCCGAACTGGCCGACACGCAGAAGGCCGTTGCCGACGAAGCGACCATGGGTTCCGGTTCCTGA
- the pstC gene encoding phosphate ABC transporter permease subunit PstC, which translates to MPILWLFLIVLAIAIAGYYLGKARVMRSADGDRRHMHSLPSYYGGNVAIKAAVPALIVMLIWLLAQPMIVSNAVSGMIPQAAIADNSSRGLVLSEVRRTADGLDMAVSAGTLDAAAASDPQADLDAVTEGLQQAGAIITSQITQPVLSAAQSYRALNARGTLIMSAVVIVLSVLGALWGLRDAQADYRARNVVETAVRWLLISAASIAILTTLGIVLSLVFNTVEFFRLYPASDFFFGTNWAPSFSGRGGSSDLGVLPLLWGTFYISLVALAVAIPIGLFAAIYLSEYASNGVRSFAKPLLEVLAGIPTIVYGLFALLTVGPLLVSVFGRDGLGIMPAGTAVITAGLVMGVMLIPFVSSLSDDIINAVPQAMRDGSYGLGATKSETIRQVILPAALPGIVGAILLAASRAIGETMIVVLGAGAAARLSLNPFDAMTTVTAKIVSQLTGDADFASPEALVAFALGMTLFVITLALNVFALYIVRKYREQYD; encoded by the coding sequence ATGCCGATACTCTGGCTTTTCCTCATCGTTCTGGCCATCGCGATCGCCGGATACTATCTTGGCAAGGCGCGCGTGATGCGCAGCGCCGACGGTGACCGGCGCCACATGCACTCCCTGCCGAGCTACTATGGCGGCAACGTCGCCATCAAGGCAGCCGTACCGGCCCTGATCGTCATGCTGATCTGGCTGCTGGCACAGCCCATGATCGTGAGCAACGCGGTCTCGGGCATGATCCCTCAAGCCGCCATCGCCGACAATTCGTCGCGCGGGCTGGTCCTGTCCGAGGTGCGCCGTACAGCGGACGGGCTCGACATGGCCGTGTCGGCGGGCACTCTCGATGCCGCAGCCGCCTCCGACCCGCAAGCCGATCTCGATGCGGTCACGGAAGGCTTGCAGCAGGCCGGGGCGATCATCACCTCCCAGATCACGCAGCCGGTCCTGTCCGCCGCCCAGAGCTACCGGGCGCTGAACGCCCGCGGCACCCTCATCATGAGCGCCGTGGTGATCGTTCTTTCCGTGCTGGGCGCCCTGTGGGGCCTGAGGGACGCGCAGGCCGACTACCGCGCGCGCAACGTGGTCGAAACAGCCGTTCGCTGGCTTCTCATTTCCGCCGCGTCGATCGCGATCCTGACGACGCTGGGCATCGTGCTGTCGCTGGTGTTCAACACCGTGGAGTTCTTCCGTCTCTACCCGGCGTCCGACTTCTTCTTCGGGACGAACTGGGCGCCCAGCTTCTCCGGCCGGGGCGGCAGTTCGGACCTGGGTGTGCTGCCGCTGCTGTGGGGCACGTTTTATATCTCTCTCGTGGCACTGGCCGTGGCCATTCCGATCGGCCTTTTCGCCGCCATCTACCTGTCGGAGTACGCAAGCAACGGCGTGCGGTCTTTTGCCAAACCGCTGCTCGAGGTTCTGGCCGGCATCCCGACCATCGTCTACGGTCTGTTCGCACTGCTGACGGTGGGGCCGCTGCTGGTGTCGGTCTTTGGCCGCGACGGCCTGGGCATCATGCCGGCGGGCACCGCCGTCATCACGGCGGGGCTGGTCATGGGCGTGATGCTGATCCCCTTCGTCAGTTCGTTGTCAGATGATATCATCAACGCTGTACCGCAGGCGATGCGCGACGGGTCGTACGGGCTGGGCGCGACCAAGTCCGAGACCATTCGCCAGGTCATCCTTCCCGCCGCCTTGCCGGGCATCGTCGGCGCGATCCTGCTGGCCGCCAGCCGCGCCATCGGCGAAACGATGATCGTGGTCCTTGGGGCAGGGGCGGCGGCACGGCTGTCGCTGAATCCCTTCGACGCGATGACGACCGTCACCGCCAAGATCGTGAGCCAGCTGACCGGGGACGCCGATTTTGCCAGCCCCGAGGCACTGGTCGCCTTCGCGCTGGGGATGACGCTGTTCGTCATCACCCTCGCGCTCAATGTTTTCGCGCTCTACATCGTGCGCAAGTACCGGGAGCAATACGACTGA
- the pstA gene encoding phosphate ABC transporter permease PstA, translating to MSDASLSSGAAPHSGAKSLLVQDARTRKRNAAERRFKAYGMIAILIGLFFLVVLAVSIIRSGTPAFTQTVVDVEFTLTADQYAAAEGELFKTKAYEGLLIEQIRETLEAQGIDVAFDAGAIERLLGKPGGTLREYYRANEQSLGSPVSFQLAAASRVDGYLTGRVTREALQDTRFMQASDLDLVDALLEAGIITRAFNWTFITGADSGVDNPGGAGIGASVIGSFFMMLVVLILSLPIGVAASIYLEEFAPQNRFTDLIEVNISNLAAVPSIVFGILGLAVFIQFMHLPQSAPLVGGLVLTLMTLPTIIISTRASLKSVPPSIRDAALGVGASKMQAVFHHVLPLAMPGILTGTIIGLAQALGETAPLLLIGMVGFVARGYPDGVLAGFTEPNSAMPAQIYTWAARADASFYEKAWGGIIILLLFLLTMNIIAIILRRRFERRW from the coding sequence ATGTCCGATGCAAGCCTCAGCAGCGGAGCTGCACCCCATTCCGGCGCGAAATCCCTGCTGGTGCAGGACGCGCGCACCCGCAAGCGCAACGCGGCGGAGCGCCGGTTCAAGGCCTACGGCATGATCGCCATCCTCATCGGCCTGTTCTTTCTGGTGGTGCTGGCGGTGTCGATCATCCGGTCGGGCACACCGGCCTTCACCCAGACGGTGGTCGACGTGGAGTTCACCCTGACGGCGGATCAATACGCCGCCGCGGAAGGCGAATTGTTCAAGACCAAGGCCTACGAGGGCTTGCTGATCGAACAGATCCGCGAAACGCTGGAGGCCCAGGGGATCGATGTGGCGTTCGACGCAGGCGCGATCGAAAGACTGCTCGGCAAGCCCGGCGGCACGTTGAGGGAGTATTACCGGGCCAACGAACAGAGCCTTGGCAGCCCGGTCAGCTTTCAGCTGGCCGCCGCGTCCCGCGTCGACGGTTACCTGACCGGGCGCGTCACCCGCGAGGCCTTGCAGGACACCCGCTTCATGCAGGCCTCCGACCTGGACCTTGTGGACGCGCTGCTCGAAGCCGGGATCATCACCCGCGCCTTCAACTGGACTTTCATCACCGGCGCGGATTCGGGCGTGGACAACCCCGGCGGGGCCGGCATCGGCGCCTCGGTCATCGGCTCGTTCTTCATGATGCTGGTCGTGCTGATCCTGTCGCTGCCCATCGGCGTCGCGGCTTCCATCTACCTCGAGGAATTCGCGCCGCAGAACAGGTTCACCGACCTGATCGAGGTGAACATCTCCAATCTCGCCGCCGTGCCGTCCATCGTCTTCGGCATCCTCGGCCTTGCCGTGTTCATCCAGTTCATGCACCTGCCGCAATCGGCGCCGTTGGTGGGCGGGCTGGTGCTGACGCTGATGACCCTGCCCACGATCATCATCTCGACGCGCGCCTCGCTGAAATCCGTGCCGCCGTCGATCCGTGATGCGGCACTGGGGGTAGGGGCCTCCAAGATGCAGGCGGTCTTCCACCACGTGCTGCCGCTCGCCATGCCGGGCATCCTGACCGGCACCATCATCGGGCTTGCGCAGGCCCTGGGCGAAACCGCGCCGCTGCTGCTGATCGGCATGGTCGGCTTTGTCGCGAGGGGCTATCCCGACGGCGTGCTTGCGGGTTTTACCGAGCCGAACTCGGCGATGCCGGCGCAGATCTACACCTGGGCCGCACGGGCGGACGCCAGCTTCTACGAAAAGGCATGGGGCGGGATCATCATCCTTCTGCTATTCCTGCTGACCATGAACATCATCGCCATCATCCTGCGCCGCCGTTTCGAGCGCCGCTGGTAG
- the pstB gene encoding phosphate ABC transporter ATP-binding protein PstB produces MKDNFIAESEVATKNIKIAARDVQVYYGDTHAIKDVNVEIEDKTVTAFIGPSGCGKSTFLRCINRMNDTIDVCRVTGDIRIDDEDIYDRKVDPVQLRAKVGMVFQKPNPFPKSIYDNVAYGPRIHGLARNKAELDDIVERALRRGAIWNEVKDRLDAPGTGLSGGQQQRLCIARAVATEPEVLLMDEPCSALDPIATAQVEELIDELRQNYSVVIVTHSMQQAARVSQKTAFFHLGNLVEFGETDKIFTAPEDPRTESYITGRIG; encoded by the coding sequence ATGAAAGACAATTTTATTGCGGAGAGTGAAGTGGCCACCAAGAACATCAAGATCGCGGCCCGCGACGTGCAGGTTTACTACGGCGACACCCATGCAATCAAGGACGTGAACGTCGAGATCGAGGACAAGACCGTGACGGCGTTCATCGGCCCGTCGGGCTGTGGCAAATCGACCTTCCTGCGCTGCATCAACCGGATGAACGATACCATCGACGTCTGCCGCGTGACCGGCGACATCCGCATCGACGACGAGGATATCTACGACCGCAAGGTGGACCCGGTCCAGTTGCGCGCCAAGGTCGGGATGGTGTTCCAGAAGCCCAACCCGTTCCCCAAGTCGATCTACGACAATGTCGCCTACGGCCCGCGCATCCACGGGCTTGCGCGCAACAAGGCCGAACTGGACGATATCGTCGAGCGGGCACTGCGCCGGGGGGCCATCTGGAACGAGGTCAAGGACCGGCTCGACGCGCCGGGAACCGGCCTGTCCGGCGGACAGCAGCAACGCCTGTGCATCGCCCGCGCGGTCGCGACGGAACCCGAGGTACTGCTGATGGACGAACCCTGTTCAGCGCTCGACCCGATCGCCACCGCACAGGTGGAAGAGCTGATCGACGAGCTGCGCCAGAACTACTCGGTCGTGATCGTCACGCACTCCATGCAGCAGGCGGCCCGCGTCAGCCAGAAGACGGCCTTCTTTCACCTCGGCAACCTCGTCGAGTTCGGCGAGACCGACAAGATCTTCACCGCGCCCGAAGACCCGCGCACCGAAAGCTACATCACCGGCCGGATTGGATAA
- the phoU gene encoding phosphate signaling complex protein PhoU, with protein MQDQHIASAFDRDLESVQAQIMKMGGLVEDSIRNAALSLESRDEEMAEQVRAGDRAIDELENLINESAARVIALRAPTAIDLRLILSVIKISANLERIGDYAKNMAKRTGVLSQMQPVNDSAGAIRRMARTVETMLKDALDAYIQRDAELAADIIERDQDVDQMYNALFREFLTFMMEDPRNITACMHLHFIAKNVERMGDLVTSIAEQVIYLVTGDHPDEERPKADHTSTTAGA; from the coding sequence ATGCAGGATCAACACATTGCGTCGGCATTCGACCGCGACCTCGAATCGGTTCAGGCCCAGATCATGAAGATGGGCGGCCTGGTGGAAGATTCCATCCGCAACGCCGCGCTGTCGCTCGAAAGCCGCGACGAGGAGATGGCCGAACAGGTGCGCGCGGGGGACCGGGCGATTGACGAGTTGGAAAACCTCATCAACGAAAGCGCCGCGCGGGTCATCGCGCTGCGCGCACCGACGGCGATCGACCTGCGGCTCATCCTCAGCGTGATCAAGATCAGCGCGAACCTCGAACGGATCGGAGACTACGCCAAGAACATGGCCAAGCGCACCGGCGTGCTGAGCCAGATGCAGCCGGTCAATGACAGTGCCGGTGCGATCCGTCGCATGGCGCGCACGGTCGAGACGATGCTGAAGGACGCGCTCGACGCCTATATCCAGCGCGACGCGGAACTGGCGGCGGACATCATCGAACGGGATCAGGACGTCGACCAGATGTACAACGCGCTTTTCCGTGAGTTCCTGACGTTCATGATGGAAGATCCCCGCAACATCACGGCCTGCATGCATCTGCATTTCATCGCCAAGAACGTCGAACGCATGGGCGACCTCGTCACATCGATCGCGGAACAGGTCATCTATCTCGTCACGGGCGACCATCCCGACGAGGAACGCCCGAAGGCGGACCACACGTCAACAACGGCAGGAGCCTGA
- the phoB gene encoding phosphate regulon transcriptional regulator PhoB, producing the protein MSVTQPQVLLVEDEPAQREVLAYNLESEGFAVRRAENGEEALLMVSEARPDLVILDWMMPLMSGIEVCRQLKTRDDTREIPIIMLSARSEEVDTVRGLETGADDYVVKPYALRELMARVRNQLRRSRPAASGTELVFDDIRLDPERHRVNRADKELKLGPTEYRLLVTLLEKPGRVFSRDQLLDHVWGRDIYVDTRTVDVHIARLRKALTIHGGMDPIRTVRGAGYALG; encoded by the coding sequence ATGTCGGTGACGCAGCCGCAGGTCCTGCTGGTGGAAGACGAACCGGCACAACGCGAGGTGCTGGCCTACAATCTGGAAAGCGAAGGCTTTGCCGTCAGACGTGCCGAGAATGGCGAAGAGGCGCTGCTGATGGTCTCGGAAGCGCGGCCGGACCTCGTGATCCTCGACTGGATGATGCCGCTGATGAGCGGCATCGAGGTTTGCCGTCAGCTCAAGACGCGCGACGATACCCGCGAGATTCCGATCATCATGCTGTCGGCGCGTTCCGAAGAGGTCGACACCGTGCGCGGGCTTGAAACCGGCGCGGATGACTACGTGGTGAAACCCTATGCACTGCGCGAACTGATGGCGCGCGTCCGCAACCAGCTGCGGCGGTCACGTCCGGCGGCCAGCGGAACGGAACTGGTGTTCGACGACATCCGCCTGGATCCCGAACGCCACCGGGTCAACCGCGCGGACAAGGAACTCAAGCTGGGGCCGACGGAATACCGGTTGCTGGTCACGTTGCTCGAAAAGCCGGGCCGCGTCTTCAGTCGTGACCAGTTGCTCGACCATGTCTGGGGCCGCGACATCTATGTCGATACACGGACGGTCGATGTTCATATCGCGCGGCTGCGCAAGGCGCTGACCATCCATGGGGGGATGGACCCGATACGTACCGTGCGCGGTGCGGGATATGCCTTGGGCTGA
- the aroQ gene encoding type II 3-dehydroquinate dehydratase: MPSVLIINGPNLNLLGTRQPEVYGKTTLADVEAMCTDAAAESGLEVAFCQSNHEGALIDAIHAAKGKHDAIILNAGAYTHTSVALMDAIASVELPVVEVHLSNIHARESFRHHSYIAPVAIGQICGFGPKGYLMALDAIAERLKKT; the protein is encoded by the coding sequence ATGCCGTCCGTCCTGATCATCAATGGTCCGAACCTGAACCTGCTGGGAACGCGCCAGCCCGAGGTCTACGGCAAGACGACGCTCGCGGATGTCGAGGCCATGTGTACCGATGCCGCGGCGGAGTCCGGACTCGAGGTCGCATTCTGCCAAAGTAATCACGAAGGCGCGCTGATAGATGCGATCCATGCGGCCAAGGGCAAGCACGACGCGATCATCCTGAACGCCGGTGCCTATACCCATACGTCCGTCGCCTTGATGGATGCGATCGCCTCCGTGGAACTGCCGGTCGTCGAAGTACATCTGAGCAACATCCACGCGCGCGAGAGCTTTCGCCACCATTCCTACATCGCACCGGTCGCCATCGGCCAGATCTGCGGATTCGGGCCCAAGGGCTACCTGATGGCGCTGGACGCAATAGCAGAAAGGCTAAAAAAGACATGA
- a CDS encoding LuxR family transcriptional regulator, whose protein sequence is MSLREYLHSVARCPTLEELWDLHTTKMAAYGFDRLLYGFTRYRTSNSLGDPEDFVILTNHSRAYTDEFLGNGLYYHAPMVRWALEHDGACSWTVLHDMARENAMTPAEARVIDFNRRMDVTAGYTVSFKSISARSKGAIALTAKSGMTQEDVDRVWEQHGSDIKLMNEIAHLKILTLPYHSQRRALTRRQREALEWVGDGKTMQDIAVIMGLTSATVEKHLRLAREALAVETTAQAVLKAAFSNQMFVLDA, encoded by the coding sequence ATGAGCTTGAGGGAGTATCTTCATTCGGTCGCGCGGTGTCCGACACTGGAGGAACTCTGGGACCTGCACACGACCAAGATGGCGGCCTACGGGTTCGACCGGCTGCTGTACGGGTTCACACGCTACCGGACCTCCAATTCCCTCGGCGATCCCGAGGACTTCGTGATCCTTACCAATCACAGCCGCGCCTACACTGACGAATTCCTGGGCAACGGGCTGTATTACCATGCGCCGATGGTTCGCTGGGCGCTGGAGCATGACGGCGCCTGCAGTTGGACCGTCCTGCATGACATGGCCCGTGAAAATGCCATGACCCCGGCCGAAGCGCGTGTGATCGACTTCAACCGGCGCATGGATGTCACCGCGGGCTACACGGTCAGTTTCAAATCCATTTCCGCAAGGTCGAAAGGTGCCATCGCGCTGACGGCGAAATCCGGCATGACGCAGGAAGACGTGGACCGGGTCTGGGAGCAGCACGGCAGCGACATCAAGCTGATGAACGAGATCGCGCACCTCAAGATCCTGACCCTGCCCTACCACTCGCAGCGCCGCGCGCTCACCCGGCGCCAGCGCGAAGCGTTGGAATGGGTCGGCGACGGCAAGACCATGCAGGACATCGCCGTGATCATGGGGCTGACGTCCGCCACGGTGGAGAAACACCTGCGACTGGCGCGCGAGGCGCTGGCGGTCGAAACGACGGCCCAGGCCGTGCTCAAGGCGGCATTTTCGAACCAGATGTTCGTCCTCGACGCCTGA
- the tsf gene encoding translation elongation factor Ts: MAITASMVKELRDSTGAGMMDAKKALTENDGDMEAAVDWLRTKGLAKAAKKSGRTAAEGLVAVKVEGGHGVAVEVNSETDFVGKNADFQKMVAGIANVAVKASDIDALKSADMGGKTVDQTVTDAVAVIGENMSVRRMASVDGDTVVSYVHNAAAPDMGKIGVLVAMTGGDEAFGRQVAMHIAAVNPASLSEDDLDPAVVEKEKQVQMDIARESGKPEQVIEKMIEGRMKKYMSEVTLLNQSFVVNPDVTVGDAAKEAGATITAFVRLEVGEGIEVVKEDFAAEVAKAAKG; this comes from the coding sequence ATGGCAATCACAGCATCTATGGTCAAGGAACTGCGCGACAGCACCGGCGCAGGCATGATGGACGCCAAGAAGGCACTGACCGAAAACGACGGCGACATGGAAGCCGCCGTTGACTGGCTGCGCACCAAGGGTCTGGCCAAGGCGGCCAAGAAATCCGGTCGCACCGCCGCCGAGGGTCTGGTCGCTGTCAAGGTCGAAGGCGGCCACGGCGTGGCGGTCGAGGTGAACTCCGAGACCGATTTCGTCGGCAAGAACGCCGATTTCCAGAAAATGGTCGCGGGCATCGCCAACGTGGCGGTGAAGGCTTCCGACATCGACGCGCTGAAGTCGGCCGACATGGGCGGCAAGACCGTCGATCAGACCGTGACGGATGCGGTCGCCGTGATCGGCGAGAACATGTCGGTGCGCCGCATGGCCAGCGTCGACGGCGATACCGTCGTGTCGTACGTGCACAATGCCGCGGCCCCCGACATGGGCAAGATCGGCGTTCTGGTCGCGATGACCGGTGGCGACGAAGCCTTTGGTCGCCAGGTCGCGATGCACATCGCCGCCGTGAACCCCGCATCCCTGTCCGAGGATGACCTGGACCCGGCCGTCGTCGAAAAGGAAAAGCAGGTCCAGATGGACATTGCCCGCGAAAGCGGCAAGCCCGAGCAGGTCATCGAGAAGATGATCGAGGGCCGGATGAAGAAATACATGTCCGAAGTCACCTTGCTGAACCAGTCTTTCGTGGTGAACCCCGACGTGACCGTCGGCGACGCCGCCAAGGAGGCAGGCGCCACGATCACCGCGTTCGTCCGGCTGGAAGTCGGCGAAGGCATCGAGGTGGTCAAGGAAGACTTCGCCGCCGAAGTGGCCAAGGCCGCGAAAGGCTGA
- the rpsB gene encoding 30S ribosomal protein S2 — protein MALPEFSMRQLLEAGVHFGHQTQRWNPRMGPYIYGARNGIHIMDLTQTVPMLDQALQVIRDTVAKGGSVLFVGTKRQAQQPIAEAAEKCAQYYMNHRWLGGTLTNWQTVSQSINRLKSIDEQSERGFEGLTKKERLGMERDQAKLEASLGGIREMGGRPDLLFVIDVRKEQLAVAEANKLGIPVVAVVDTNCSPDGIDYIIPGNDDAARAISMYCDLASRAALDGMSAQLGAAGVDIGAMEEAPAEDALAEESTGVEVGNASSETVSNDAMAKDAPYDLESKKETVAKADEKADS, from the coding sequence ATGGCTCTTCCAGAGTTCTCCATGCGCCAGCTGCTTGAAGCAGGCGTTCACTTCGGCCACCAGACGCAGCGCTGGAACCCCCGCATGGGTCCCTACATCTACGGCGCGCGCAACGGCATCCACATCATGGACCTGACGCAGACCGTCCCCATGCTGGACCAGGCCCTGCAGGTCATCCGCGACACCGTCGCCAAGGGCGGCAGCGTCCTGTTCGTCGGCACCAAGCGTCAGGCGCAGCAGCCGATCGCCGAAGCCGCGGAAAAATGCGCGCAGTACTACATGAACCACCGCTGGCTGGGCGGCACGCTGACCAACTGGCAGACCGTGTCCCAGTCCATCAACCGTCTGAAGTCCATCGACGAACAGTCCGAGCGCGGCTTTGAAGGGCTGACCAAGAAGGAACGCCTTGGCATGGAACGCGACCAGGCCAAGCTGGAAGCCTCGCTTGGCGGGATCCGCGAAATGGGCGGCCGTCCGGACCTTCTGTTCGTGATCGACGTGCGCAAGGAACAGCTGGCCGTCGCCGAAGCGAACAAGCTGGGCATTCCGGTCGTGGCCGTTGTCGACACCAACTGCTCGCCCGACGGCATCGACTATATCATCCCGGGCAACGACGACGCGGCACGCGCCATCTCGATGTACTGCGATCTGGCGTCCCGCGCCGCACTTGACGGCATGTCGGCCCAGCTGGGCGCGGCAGGTGTCGACATCGGCGCCATGGAAGAAGCCCCCGCCGAAGACGCGCTGGCCGAGGAAAGCACCGGCGTCGAGGTCGGCAATGCCTCCTCCGAAACCGTGTCGAATGATGCGATGGCCAAGGATGCCCCTTACGACCTGGAATCCAAGAAGGAAACCGTGGCCAAGGCGGACGAGAAGGCCGACAGCTGA
- a CDS encoding PA14 domain-containing protein produces the protein MLKCTTLLVGLALAAPSFAQTLTLAPASPQPSGLKQGLAVDYAYYGVRSLKEAKGKLDRAKAGPPLQGLSYLDSDPGDKTMTSTSAEKVLAAISGYIKFDAPGTYDLEFISNDGLEASIGGQQVALFDGVHGCESAGVTTVQVPQAGWYEIEATYFQRKGTACLLMDWGQAGNMEPVPDSAFGYK, from the coding sequence ATGTTGAAATGCACCACTCTTCTGGTCGGCCTTGCCCTCGCGGCACCTTCCTTTGCCCAGACGCTGACGCTCGCACCCGCGTCGCCGCAACCTTCCGGCCTGAAACAGGGTCTTGCGGTCGACTATGCCTACTACGGTGTCCGGTCCCTGAAGGAGGCAAAGGGAAAACTGGACCGTGCCAAGGCGGGCCCACCGCTGCAGGGATTGTCCTATCTGGACTCCGATCCGGGTGACAAGACCATGACCTCTACCAGCGCCGAAAAGGTACTGGCTGCGATCAGCGGATACATCAAGTTCGACGCGCCGGGCACATACGATCTCGAGTTCATCAGCAACGACGGCCTCGAAGCCAGCATCGGCGGTCAGCAGGTCGCCCTTTTCGATGGCGTTCACGGCTGCGAGTCCGCCGGTGTGACAACGGTCCAGGTGCCGCAAGCCGGCTGGTACGAGATCGAGGCGACCTATTTTCAGCGCAAGGGTACGGCCTGCCTCCTGATGGACTGGGGCCAGGCCGGCAACATGGAACCCGTGCCGGACAGCGCCTTCGGCTACAAGTGA
- a CDS encoding GNAT family N-acetyltransferase has protein sequence MNQATAADFSVRLARTEADLKAAQRLRYEVFVTELGGGGPLVDHHSKLERDELDPFFDHLLLTDDRTGEIVGVYRLMRADRAAEAGGFYSASEYDLSPLLRSGRNLLELGRSCLRQDYRGGVGMHVLWSALADYVAVNGVEILFGVASFHGTDINRLAAPLSLLHARHLAPPELRVRALPKSFQNMNLIEEDDLDRKSAMRQVPSLMKAYLRLGGCVGEGAFIDRAFNTVDVCLILDTSRINTRQARLYGAGGT, from the coding sequence ATGAACCAGGCGACTGCGGCGGATTTCTCGGTTCGGCTTGCTCGGACAGAGGCGGATCTGAAGGCGGCCCAACGGCTGCGCTACGAGGTGTTCGTGACCGAGCTTGGCGGCGGTGGTCCGCTTGTCGACCATCACAGCAAGCTTGAGCGCGATGAACTGGACCCGTTCTTCGACCACCTGCTCTTGACCGACGACAGGACTGGGGAGATCGTCGGGGTATACCGGCTGATGCGCGCCGACCGGGCAGCAGAGGCGGGCGGATTCTATTCGGCTTCGGAATACGACCTGTCGCCGCTGTTAAGGTCGGGTCGCAACCTTTTGGAACTAGGGCGCTCCTGCCTTCGCCAGGACTACCGCGGCGGCGTCGGGATGCACGTGCTTTGGTCCGCCCTGGCCGATTATGTCGCCGTGAACGGGGTGGAGATCCTGTTCGGCGTGGCCAGCTTTCACGGGACGGACATTAACCGGCTGGCCGCGCCCTTGAGCCTGTTGCACGCACGTCATCTCGCCCCGCCCGAGCTGCGGGTGCGGGCCCTGCCGAAATCCTTTCAGAACATGAACTTGATCGAAGAAGATGATCTTGATCGGAAATCGGCGATGCGGCAGGTTCCGAGCCTGATGAAAGCCTACCTGCGCCTTGGCGGCTGCGTCGGGGAGGGCGCTTTCATCGATCGGGCCTTCAACACCGTGGATGTCTGCCTGATCCTCGATACGAGCCGCATCAACACGCGGCAGGCGCGCCTGTACGGAGCAGGGGGCACATGA